Proteins encoded together in one Lepisosteus oculatus isolate fLepOcu1 chromosome 2, fLepOcu1.hap2, whole genome shotgun sequence window:
- the wasb gene encoding WASP actin nucleation promoting factor b — MSRGAKPSKTQESCGSSLLSPQENERVFDVLGRKCVTMATTVAQLHMALPHSSSYWSLQHCGVLCFVKDNPKRSYFIRLYDIKEGTMIWEQELYNQFTYSSPKPYFHTFAADDCQAGLNFADEQEAANFQKHVEEKINQRLNRLEKRQLPPPPPPSADERRSLPPLPPPNANGPAASPVTPGPYPMATMDIQNPDILASRYRPAPAPAPAILEKGKKNKKQNKKKGPKLTKADIGAPSGFTHVSHVGWDPNTGFDVNNLDPDLKNLFSRAGISEAELADAETSKLIYDFIEQSGGLEVIKQEMRRQDPLPPGRQGPLPPIPSSSPAPAPPPSRGRSGPLPPLPGQPSRGPPSRSPAPPPNRGTPPPPPPSSRGGPPPPASQHRSAAGPPPPPPAAPSVSMSSGGGGPPPPPPPPPPPPPCAGLAPPPVPASSGSPRPPSTPAAPSGGGGGGRGALLDQIRQGKKLKNVTENPDLQPSSSSESNEGIVGALMMVMQKRSKVIHSSDEGDDDGADDEDDDEWDD; from the exons ATGAGCCGCGGCGCCAAGCCTTCCAAGACGCAGGAGAGCTGCGGCAGCTCCCTGCTCAGCCCCCAGGAGAACGAGCGAGTGTTTGACGTGCTGGGCAGGAAGTGTGTG ACCATGGCCACCACTGTGGCTCAGCTCCACATGGCTCTTCCTCACAGCAGCAGCTACTGGTCCCTCCAGCACTGTGGGGTGCTGTGCTTCGTCAAAGACAACCCCAAGAGGTCCTATTTCATCCGGCTCTACGACATCAAG GAGGGGACAATGATCTGGGAGCAGGAACTGTACAACCAGTTCACATACTCATCCCCAAAGCCCTACTTCCACACCTTCGCCGCTGAT GACTGTCAGGCGGGGCTGAACTTTGCTGATGAGCAGGAAGCTGCCAACTTCCAGAAACACGTGGAGGAGAAGATCAACCAGAGACTGAATCGTCTAG AGAAAAGAcagcttcctcctcctcctcctccctctgcagATG AAAGAAGGAGTTTACCGCCTCTGCCACCACCCAATGCAAACG GCCCAGCTGCATCGCCGGTGACCCCCGGCCCCTACCCCATGGCCACCATGGACATCCAGAACCCAGACATCCTGGCGTCGCGGTACCGGCCCGCCCCTGCGCCGGCACCCGCCATACTGGAGAAGGGGAAGAAGAACAAGAAGCAGAACAAGAAGAAGGGACCCAAGCTGACCAAGGCTGACATTGGGGCGCCAagcgggttcac CCACGTGTCTCATGTCGGATGGGATCCCAACACTGGATTTGAT GTGAACAACCTGGACCCGGATCTGAAGAACCTGTTCTCCCGGGCTGGGATCAGCGAGGCCGAGCTGGCCGACGCAGAGACGTCCAAGCTGATCTACGACTTCATCGAGCAGTCGGGGGGGCTGGAGGTGATCAAGCAGGAGATGAGGAGACAAG ATCCCCTGCCCCCCGGCCGCCAGGGCCCCCTGCCCCCcatcccctcctcctcccccgcCCCTGCGCCCCCCCCCTCCCGGGGCCGCTCAGGGCCCCTGCCGCCCCTCCCCGGACAGCCCTCCCGTGGCCCGCCTTCCAGGAGCCCCGCGCCCCCCCCCAACCGGGGCACCCCCCCGCCTCCGCCCCCCAGCAGCCGGGGAGGCCCCCCGCCCCCCGCCAGCCAGCACCGCTCCGCGGCcgggcccccgccgccgccccccGCCGCCCCGTCCGTCTCCATGTCCAGCGGGGGAGGTGGACCgccccccccgccgccgccccccccTCCACCGCCCCCCTGTGCCGGCCTCGCCCCGCCCCCGGTCCCAGCCAGCTCCGGCTCGCCACGGCCCCCCAGCACTCCAGCGGCCCCcagcggaggaggaggaggaggaagaggagcccTGCTGGACCAGATCAGGCAAGGGAAGAAGCTCAAAAAC GTCACAGAGAACCCTGACCTGCAGCCCTCCTCTTCGTCCGAGAGCAACGAGGGGATTGTGGGGGCGCTAATGATGGTCATGCAGAAGAGGAGCAAGGTCATCCATTCCTCAG acGAAGGTGACGATGATGGAGCCGATGATGAGGACGATGATGAGTGGGACGACtga